The Streptomyces sp. NBC_00440 genome contains a region encoding:
- a CDS encoding nucleotide exchange factor GrpE: MSDQEQTRPAEDRSPPESEQTSPERTPAPQTTPRAPEAAEQEAAPTPRSPEVEELEDRWRRALADLDNLRKRYARELPREREAERAKVAAAFLPVVDNLELALAHAGADDPGAIVGGVRAVRDQAVEVLRNLGYPRYEETGVPFHPEQHEVVSVVAEPDAPAGTVVQVLRPGYGEPGHQLRPAAVAVSRKQE, translated from the coding sequence ATGTCGGATCAGGAACAGACGCGTCCCGCCGAGGACCGCTCGCCGCCCGAGTCCGAGCAGACGTCGCCCGAGCGGACACCCGCACCACAGACGACCCCGCGGGCCCCCGAAGCCGCGGAGCAGGAGGCGGCACCTACACCCCGTAGCCCCGAGGTGGAAGAGCTGGAGGACCGGTGGCGACGAGCCCTCGCAGACCTCGACAATCTCCGCAAGCGCTACGCCCGTGAGCTTCCACGGGAGCGGGAGGCGGAGCGGGCCAAGGTGGCCGCGGCGTTCCTCCCGGTCGTCGACAACCTGGAGCTGGCCCTCGCCCACGCGGGCGCCGACGACCCAGGCGCGATCGTCGGCGGAGTGCGGGCGGTACGCGACCAGGCCGTCGAGGTGCTGCGAAACCTCGGCTACCCCCGCTACGAGGAGACCGGCGTCCCCTTCCACCCCGAGCAGCACGAGGTCGTGTCGGTGGTGGCTGAACCAGACGCGCCTGCGGGCACCGTCGTCCAGGTGCTGCGGCCCGGCTACGGCGAACCCGGTCACCAACTGCGGCCCGCCGCGGTAGCGGTCAGCCGCAAGCAGGAGTGA
- the dnaK gene encoding molecular chaperone DnaK: protein MAKAVGIDLGTTNSVIAVWESGEPSVVPNAEGDRTTPSVVAFSDDGQRLVGQLARRQSILNPKGTITSAKRFIGRRYDEISDEAKAVSFDVVEGPGGVARFEVSGKQYAPEEISAQVLRKLADDAGKSLGEKVTEAVITVPAYFNDAQRQATKDAGKIADLEVLRIINEPTAAALAYGLDKKGHETVMVFDLGGGTFDVSLLDVGDGVVEVRATAGDSHLGGDDFDRRLVDHLADGFQKAEGIDLRKDPQALQRLFEAAEKAKTELSSVSQTQVSLPFITADASGPKHLTETVRRSTFEQITSDLVERCLEPVRTAMSDAKVTDNDIDEVILVGGSTRIPAVQNLVRRMTGGKDPNMSVNPDEVVALGAAIQAGVLKGEVKDVLLLDVTPLSLGVETAGGVMTKVIDRNTTIPARRSETFSTAEDNQPAVDIVVLQGERELAADNRVLGRFRLENLRPARRGETQIEVTFDIDANGILKVSAKDKDTGAEQSITISEGSNLDPSEVERMINEAESHRTSDLALREAIDARNELDAAAYQVERRLDDLADAAPEHERARARLLIDEARTAVKEEAPAERSRSLTSELQQIHAALAAHAAGPGGAGGEAQTGAAPGQGPEGGSPRGDDDVIDADFDKS, encoded by the coding sequence ATGGCGAAGGCAGTAGGCATCGATCTCGGTACCACCAACTCGGTCATCGCGGTCTGGGAGAGCGGTGAGCCCTCTGTCGTCCCGAATGCGGAGGGGGACAGGACGACCCCGTCGGTGGTCGCCTTCTCCGATGACGGCCAGCGGCTGGTGGGACAGCTCGCGCGCCGGCAGTCGATCCTCAACCCCAAAGGCACCATCACCTCCGCGAAGCGGTTCATCGGACGTCGCTACGACGAGATCTCCGACGAGGCCAAGGCGGTCTCCTTCGACGTGGTCGAGGGGCCCGGCGGGGTGGCCCGCTTCGAGGTGAGCGGAAAACAGTACGCGCCGGAGGAGATCAGCGCGCAGGTGCTGCGCAAGCTGGCTGATGACGCCGGGAAGTCGCTCGGCGAGAAGGTGACCGAGGCGGTCATCACCGTACCGGCGTACTTCAACGACGCCCAGCGCCAGGCCACCAAGGACGCCGGGAAGATCGCCGACCTCGAAGTCCTGCGGATCATCAACGAACCGACAGCCGCGGCGCTGGCCTACGGGCTGGACAAGAAGGGCCACGAGACGGTCATGGTCTTCGACCTCGGCGGCGGCACGTTCGACGTCAGCCTGCTGGACGTCGGTGACGGCGTGGTGGAGGTCCGCGCCACTGCAGGCGACTCCCATCTGGGGGGCGACGACTTCGACCGCCGGCTGGTGGACCACCTGGCGGACGGCTTCCAGAAGGCCGAGGGCATCGACCTGCGTAAGGACCCGCAGGCTCTGCAGCGGTTGTTCGAGGCGGCCGAGAAGGCGAAGACCGAGCTGAGTTCGGTCAGCCAGACCCAGGTGAGCCTGCCGTTCATCACGGCGGACGCCTCCGGGCCGAAGCATCTCACCGAGACGGTCCGGCGCTCCACCTTCGAGCAGATCACCTCGGACCTGGTGGAGCGCTGCCTCGAACCTGTCAGGACGGCGATGAGCGACGCCAAGGTCACCGACAACGACATCGACGAGGTCATCCTCGTCGGCGGCTCGACCCGCATCCCGGCCGTGCAGAACCTGGTCCGCCGGATGACCGGAGGCAAGGACCCGAACATGAGCGTCAACCCGGACGAAGTGGTGGCGCTGGGCGCCGCCATCCAGGCCGGCGTGCTCAAGGGCGAGGTCAAGGACGTCCTGCTGCTGGATGTCACCCCGCTGTCGCTGGGCGTCGAGACGGCCGGCGGCGTGATGACCAAGGTCATCGATCGGAACACCACCATCCCCGCTCGCCGGTCTGAGACCTTCTCGACCGCTGAGGACAACCAGCCGGCCGTGGACATCGTGGTGCTCCAGGGCGAACGCGAACTGGCGGCCGACAACAGGGTGCTGGGGCGCTTCCGGCTGGAGAACCTGCGGCCGGCCCGGCGCGGGGAGACCCAGATCGAGGTCACCTTCGACATTGACGCCAACGGCATCCTCAAGGTCAGTGCCAAGGACAAGGACACCGGCGCCGAGCAGTCGATCACCATCAGTGAGGGCTCCAACCTCGACCCGTCCGAGGTCGAGCGGATGATCAACGAGGCCGAGAGCCACCGCACCAGCGACCTGGCCCTGCGCGAGGCCATCGACGCCCGCAACGAACTCGACGCCGCCGCGTACCAGGTGGAGCGCCGACTGGATGACCTTGCCGACGCCGCACCGGAGCACGAGCGCGCCCGGGCGCGACTGCTCATCGACGAAGCGCGTACCGCCGTCAAGGAGGAGGCGCCGGCGGAACGGTCCCGGAGCCTGACCTCCGAACTCCAGCAGATCCATGCGGCGCTGGCCGCCCACGCCGCTGGACCGGGCGGAGCCGGGGGTGAAGCCCAGACGGGCGCAGCGCCCGGCCAGGGTCCCGAGGGCGGCTCCCCGAGGGGCGACGACGACGTCATCGACGCCGATTTCGACAAGAGCTGA
- a CDS encoding J domain-containing protein, with translation MAEDYYEVLGVPRTADAAEIQQAFRTLARRYHPDVNRDPAAEERFKQINEAYSVLSDPDTRSRYDRFGPDFRQIPEDYDERVAAGQGFGGGAGAYRGSPFGGTRGADRAGARTWTETGFDASGVDFEDLFGGMFGGRAGGAGRGSPIPGADQEAELTLSVEEAYSGGRRKITLGGPGGERGYDVTIPAGVVDGQRIRLAGEGGRGRGPGSAGDLYLVVRIAPHPRYRLVGRDIHVDLPVTAWEAALGAMVPVSGPGGTVKVHVPPGTSTGRRLRLRGEGMPHPKGSPGHLYAEIQVMVPPSPSPRERELFEELAAISSFDPREQT, from the coding sequence ATGGCAGAGGACTACTACGAGGTGCTGGGCGTTCCCCGCACCGCCGACGCCGCCGAGATCCAGCAGGCGTTCCGTACCCTGGCCCGCCGCTACCACCCGGACGTCAACCGTGATCCGGCCGCAGAGGAGCGCTTCAAGCAGATCAATGAGGCGTACAGCGTGCTCTCCGACCCCGACACCCGGTCGCGCTACGACCGCTTCGGCCCCGACTTCCGGCAGATTCCGGAGGACTACGACGAGCGTGTCGCGGCCGGCCAGGGCTTCGGCGGCGGAGCCGGCGCGTACCGCGGCAGTCCCTTCGGAGGCACCCGAGGCGCCGACCGGGCAGGTGCCCGGACCTGGACGGAGACCGGCTTCGATGCCTCCGGCGTGGACTTCGAGGATCTCTTCGGAGGCATGTTCGGCGGCCGGGCGGGCGGCGCCGGGCGGGGGAGCCCGATCCCCGGCGCGGACCAAGAGGCCGAACTCACGCTCAGTGTGGAGGAGGCGTACAGCGGCGGCCGGCGGAAGATCACCCTCGGGGGGCCGGGCGGGGAGCGCGGCTACGACGTCACCATCCCGGCCGGCGTCGTGGACGGTCAGCGCATTCGGCTCGCAGGGGAGGGCGGCCGGGGCCGCGGCCCCGGTTCCGCCGGGGACCTCTATCTGGTGGTCCGCATCGCCCCCCATCCCCGCTACCGGCTCGTTGGGCGCGACATCCACGTCGATCTGCCGGTCACCGCGTGGGAGGCCGCGCTGGGGGCGATGGTGCCGGTCTCCGGGCCGGGTGGGACGGTCAAGGTACATGTGCCGCCCGGTACCTCCACCGGCCGCCGGCTGCGGCTGCGCGGCGAGGGGATGCCCCACCCCAAAGGTTCACCCGGTCACCTCTACGCCGAAATCCAGGTGATGGTGCCGCCCTCGCCCAGCCCGCGCGAGCGTGAGTTGTTCGAGGAACTCGCCGCCATCTCCTCCTTCGACCCGAGGGAGCAGACATGA
- a CDS encoding FUSC family protein, producing the protein MTWLRAFKEVVRSGLTIEETRLEPLLALRTAAGLAIAIGLALWLVSPAFAASAALGAYSAGGATFQRTWRPRKVIALGTGVGLALSTFVGYLAAGRLVTFLPLLAAWAFAAGMAWAVGSTAGIVAATTVGSMLVTITLPTSAGRALEHAGVIALGGVVQAVLILLFPIRRWGAHRDALADALASVADYARRLRHDPTARFDPEPLMTARDAAAVTPSQARTRPPVLHGPRGLAERILPVLATLADPDVGAPAHGPGRDRARELLDATADVLDAAARSIRLGTPAEVQANSTDVLHLDEGQKVLEGPAREAAEHLVELIGEALEIAGSGEAREQTATTPGTADATFLVRPTKFRLLSVAVRSVRRELRWESPVFRHAVRLAAVATLGYLIAARLPLGHTYWAPIASVMVMRPDFHRTYTRAVARLAGALAGVALATGMVRVVGPDAHVFGVLMVVSAGLSYTLIRTGYAYSQCFTAAYAVFLLGMGGQAWEQTVPERVVLTLLGGALAMLAYVVFPAWETHRLPGRLADWIAANGRYSAAVFRNHTEPTPEHRADIRRALLASRQAGAAWQEAYDRAKQEPIRPRGLTSREAEEAQEALKRFGRTATLMENHVPPADSRSVSESERFAEALEADTAQAAADVREHRNPDWRRVDEALQAWNGAAADRSPVARREAKVQKRALEDLATAVSRTPLEQDVSSAREDQRVRAAMAAEGDSSGPAHRGG; encoded by the coding sequence GTGACGTGGCTGCGGGCCTTCAAAGAGGTCGTGCGATCCGGACTCACGATCGAGGAGACACGGCTGGAGCCCCTGCTCGCACTGCGCACGGCGGCTGGGCTGGCGATCGCCATCGGGCTGGCACTCTGGCTGGTCTCCCCCGCCTTCGCGGCGTCCGCCGCCCTCGGCGCCTACTCCGCGGGCGGCGCCACCTTCCAGCGCACCTGGCGTCCACGCAAGGTGATCGCGCTCGGCACGGGTGTGGGCCTGGCGCTCAGCACCTTCGTGGGCTACCTGGCAGCGGGACGGCTCGTGACGTTCCTCCCGCTGCTGGCCGCATGGGCCTTCGCCGCCGGGATGGCGTGGGCCGTCGGGTCGACCGCCGGGATCGTCGCAGCGACGACCGTCGGCAGCATGCTCGTGACCATCACCCTGCCCACGAGCGCCGGGAGAGCCCTGGAGCACGCCGGGGTCATCGCACTCGGTGGCGTGGTGCAGGCCGTGCTGATCCTGCTGTTCCCGATCCGCCGTTGGGGGGCGCATCGTGACGCACTCGCCGACGCCCTGGCCTCCGTAGCGGACTACGCCCGCCGACTGCGTCACGACCCGACCGCCCGGTTCGACCCGGAGCCGTTGATGACGGCCCGGGACGCGGCCGCCGTGACGCCATCACAGGCCCGCACCCGTCCCCCCGTCCTCCACGGCCCCCGGGGACTGGCCGAGCGCATCCTCCCTGTCCTCGCCACCCTCGCCGACCCGGACGTCGGCGCCCCGGCACACGGACCCGGGCGGGACCGCGCCCGGGAGTTGCTCGACGCGACCGCCGACGTCCTGGATGCAGCCGCCCGCTCGATCCGCCTCGGCACTCCCGCCGAGGTGCAGGCGAACAGCACGGACGTCCTTCACCTCGACGAAGGGCAAAAAGTGCTGGAGGGGCCCGCACGGGAGGCAGCCGAGCATCTCGTGGAACTCATCGGGGAGGCATTGGAGATCGCCGGGAGTGGCGAAGCGCGCGAGCAGACGGCCACGACACCCGGCACCGCGGACGCCACCTTCCTGGTGCGCCCGACAAAGTTCCGTCTGCTCTCGGTCGCCGTCCGGTCAGTTCGCCGTGAACTCCGCTGGGAGTCTCCCGTGTTCCGGCACGCCGTTCGCCTGGCTGCTGTGGCCACGCTCGGCTATCTGATCGCCGCCCGGCTGCCCCTCGGCCACACCTACTGGGCCCCCATCGCCTCGGTCATGGTGATGCGGCCGGACTTCCACCGGACGTACACGCGTGCGGTGGCCCGTCTCGCCGGCGCTCTGGCGGGAGTGGCTCTCGCCACCGGAATGGTGCGGGTAGTGGGCCCGGACGCCCACGTGTTCGGCGTACTGATGGTGGTCTCAGCCGGCCTGTCGTACACGCTGATCCGTACCGGTTACGCCTACTCCCAGTGCTTCACCGCCGCGTACGCCGTCTTCCTGCTCGGTATGGGCGGCCAGGCATGGGAGCAGACGGTCCCTGAGCGGGTGGTGCTCACCCTGCTCGGTGGCGCCCTGGCCATGCTGGCGTATGTCGTGTTCCCCGCGTGGGAGACGCACCGCTTGCCGGGCAGGCTTGCCGACTGGATCGCCGCAAACGGCAGATACTCAGCCGCGGTGTTCCGCAACCACACCGAACCGACCCCGGAGCACCGCGCCGACATACGCAGGGCGCTGCTGGCCAGCAGGCAGGCAGGCGCCGCCTGGCAGGAGGCCTACGACCGGGCGAAGCAAGAACCGATCCGCCCCAGGGGTCTGACGTCGCGCGAGGCCGAGGAGGCGCAGGAAGCACTCAAGAGGTTCGGCCGGACGGCGACACTCATGGAGAACCATGTCCCGCCGGCCGACAGCCGTTCCGTCTCCGAGTCGGAGCGGTTCGCCGAGGCCCTGGAGGCAGACACCGCACAGGCGGCGGCCGACGTGCGCGAGCACAGGAATCCGGACTGGAGGCGCGTGGACGAGGCCCTCCAAGCGTGGAACGGCGCCGCCGCGGACCGGAGCCCTGTGGCACGTCGCGAGGCGAAGGTGCAGAAACGAGCACTGGAGGACCTCGCGACTGCCGTGAGCCGCACGCCCCTGGAGCAGGACGTCAGCTCCGCTCGGGAGGACCAGCGGGTGCGGGCGGCCATGGCTGCGGAAGGTGACAGTTCAGGGCCTGCGCATCGAGGCGGGTGA
- a CDS encoding helix-turn-helix domain-containing protein, which translates to MDAVPFPTAGPLHPTPQPVAARQALLRLITVMLNGEDEREVLWGAMAAIAATGPFTAEAAYTVHDGLARRCPPRQTAAPAVARQGKTAAREPAVDLTREAPAGAPVTDVVAAERLDRRIDALNGRSRHLHEPDAPWARAIALRYRDHCLGYLVVRSPTTPSAEETALTDLLAQQTGIALARLTGHRADPARVESESTPGTGDLPETGNLPGTEGGPPTPGLGTTVSALASRLATQDALSRAAVSGRGAQAILQALHDHTGFAALTEDRFGNTRARAGPRQDEPRTRPNSGPRPQSDTRRRDALIHGARRLPGTVRDRDRLIVPIEMAGDLLGVVALVDPDRRATETDTSALEQAALVLAPQLAHECRLAELEPQLRRDLVNRLISGEATNDVFTQAAALGHDLHRPHKVAVLEWPGTTGTATLGEAVVRAAGRLRRDVLVGSRGETTVVLMADEDRRDPGNELHRALSDELGTGAGTIGVGGHCDAFTDLPHSYDEAVRALTVRRRSQDPYGSTGFEELGLCRMMGTGDGEREADRFVGEWLGPLLDYDARHHTELVTTLARYLETGGSYDTTSERLLIHRSTVRYRLQRIREITGHDLSDVETRLNLHVATRIRNVLDSPR; encoded by the coding sequence ATGGACGCTGTTCCCTTTCCGACCGCCGGGCCCCTCCACCCCACCCCGCAGCCGGTGGCCGCGCGACAAGCACTGCTACGACTGATAACGGTCATGCTCAACGGTGAGGACGAGCGCGAGGTGCTGTGGGGGGCCATGGCGGCGATCGCCGCCACCGGCCCTTTCACCGCTGAAGCGGCCTACACCGTGCACGACGGTCTGGCGCGGCGCTGCCCCCCGCGCCAGACCGCTGCCCCCGCCGTCGCCCGGCAGGGGAAAACCGCGGCGCGGGAACCGGCGGTGGACCTCACCCGCGAAGCCCCAGCTGGAGCACCCGTCACCGACGTGGTGGCCGCCGAGCGGCTCGACCGGCGGATCGACGCTCTGAACGGCCGCAGCCGGCACCTGCACGAGCCGGATGCGCCGTGGGCACGAGCCATCGCTCTGCGATACCGGGATCACTGCCTCGGCTATCTCGTCGTCCGATCCCCGACCACACCCTCGGCCGAGGAGACCGCCCTGACCGACCTGCTCGCACAGCAGACCGGGATCGCCCTCGCGCGCCTCACCGGGCACCGGGCAGATCCGGCCCGCGTCGAGTCGGAGAGCACGCCGGGGACCGGAGACCTGCCAGAGACCGGGAACCTACCGGGGACCGAGGGCGGCCCACCCACCCCTGGACTCGGCACCACCGTCTCCGCCCTGGCCTCGCGGCTCGCCACCCAGGACGCGCTCTCCCGCGCCGCCGTCTCCGGAAGAGGCGCGCAGGCAATCCTGCAGGCCCTGCACGACCACACGGGATTCGCGGCCCTCACCGAGGACCGCTTCGGCAACACGCGGGCCCGTGCTGGTCCCCGCCAGGATGAACCCCGGACAAGACCAAACAGTGGACCACGCCCGCAGTCGGACACCCGGCGCCGGGACGCCCTGATACACGGAGCCCGACGCCTGCCCGGCACCGTCCGGGACCGGGACCGGCTGATCGTCCCCATCGAGATGGCCGGCGATCTGCTCGGCGTGGTCGCGCTGGTCGACCCGGACCGACGGGCGACGGAAACGGACACCTCGGCGCTCGAACAGGCCGCGCTGGTGCTGGCTCCCCAGCTCGCGCACGAGTGCAGGCTGGCCGAGCTGGAACCCCAACTGAGACGCGACCTGGTCAACCGGCTGATCTCAGGTGAGGCGACCAACGACGTCTTCACCCAGGCGGCAGCCCTGGGCCACGACCTGCACCGACCGCACAAGGTTGCCGTACTGGAATGGCCCGGCACGACCGGGACGGCCACACTCGGGGAGGCGGTGGTGCGAGCGGCCGGAAGGCTGCGCCGGGACGTGCTCGTCGGCTCTCGTGGCGAAACCACGGTCGTCCTGATGGCCGACGAGGACCGGCGTGATCCGGGAAACGAGCTGCACCGGGCCCTCTCGGACGAACTCGGCACCGGGGCCGGCACGATCGGGGTCGGCGGCCACTGCGACGCCTTCACCGATCTGCCCCACTCCTACGACGAGGCGGTACGCGCCCTCACCGTCCGCCGCCGATCCCAGGACCCGTACGGCAGCACCGGCTTCGAGGAACTGGGCCTGTGCCGCATGATGGGCACAGGCGACGGCGAACGGGAAGCCGACCGCTTCGTCGGCGAATGGCTGGGCCCACTGCTGGACTACGACGCCCGCCACCACACCGAACTGGTGACGACGCTCGCGCGCTATCTGGAGACCGGCGGCAGCTACGACACAACCTCGGAGAGGCTCCTCATCCACCGCAGCACCGTCCGTTACCGCCTCCAGCGCATCCGAGAGATCACCGGGCATGATCTCAGTGACGTCGAGACCCGCCTCAACCTGCACGTCGCCACCCGCATCCGCAACGTGCTCGACTCACCGCGATGA
- a CDS encoding type 1 glutamine amidotransferase domain-containing protein, whose product MADEPLNGHRVLVLVTNYGVEQDELLVPLKRLSEDGADVTVAAATPDLIQTLVGDKDTGETVRPSATFETVDPLAHQLLLLPGGTLNADNLRLNDKAIDIVKAFAVSGRPIAAICHGPWALVEADVLKDKTLTSYPSLRTDIRNAGAKTWVDEPVVSDSEGGYTLVTSRTPKDLDDFLGEVHKALVGS is encoded by the coding sequence ATGGCTGACGAACCCCTCAACGGTCACCGTGTTCTTGTCCTCGTCACCAATTACGGCGTCGAGCAGGACGAACTGCTTGTTCCGCTCAAGCGGCTGAGCGAGGACGGCGCGGACGTGACCGTGGCCGCTGCCACACCGGACCTCATCCAGACCCTGGTGGGGGACAAGGACACCGGCGAGACCGTACGGCCCTCCGCCACCTTCGAGACGGTCGACCCCCTCGCGCACCAGTTGCTGCTGCTCCCCGGCGGCACCCTCAACGCCGACAACCTCCGCCTGAACGACAAGGCCATCGACATAGTCAAGGCATTCGCGGTCTCCGGCCGGCCCATCGCGGCCATCTGCCACGGGCCCTGGGCCCTGGTGGAAGCGGACGTCCTCAAGGACAAGACACTCACCTCCTATCCCTCTCTGCGTACGGACATCCGCAACGCGGGAGCCAAGACGTGGGTGGACGAACCAGTGGTGAGCGACTCCGAAGGCGGCTACACCCTGGTCACCTCCCGGACCCCCAAGGACCTCGACGACTTCCTCGGTGAGGTCCACAAGGCACTCGTCGGCTCCTGA
- a CDS encoding chaperone modulator CbpM, with protein sequence MRAEHRSPAQGAGQPGTRAAYPLVRVYRTSPSPYQLPMDGVASLSGLPPELVSRFVALGLVDAERDARGRLWFRTSAPSAIARVQRLRTGLCLNYAAIGVVLDLLDRIERLEAALRHSERAAKEPTTWT encoded by the coding sequence ATGAGAGCCGAACACCGTTCTCCCGCCCAAGGTGCAGGACAGCCCGGCACCAGGGCTGCCTATCCCCTGGTGCGGGTCTACCGGACCAGCCCCAGCCCCTATCAGCTCCCCATGGACGGAGTGGCCAGCCTGAGCGGACTGCCGCCCGAACTCGTCAGCCGCTTCGTCGCCCTCGGGCTGGTGGACGCCGAGCGCGACGCCAGGGGCCGGCTGTGGTTCCGGACCAGCGCGCCGTCGGCCATCGCCCGGGTGCAGCGGCTGCGGACCGGACTGTGCCTCAACTACGCGGCCATCGGCGTCGTCCTGGACCTGCTCGACCGCATCGAACGCCTGGAAGCCGCACTGAGGCACAGCGAACGAGCCGCCAAGGAGCCCACAACATGGACATGA